The following proteins come from a genomic window of Hoplias malabaricus isolate fHopMal1 chromosome 15, fHopMal1.hap1, whole genome shotgun sequence:
- the stom gene encoding erythrocyte band 7 integral membrane protein isoform X2 → MDDSKETSAIAEQRRKDRQAALESSDSDIGLCGWLLVLFSILLTLFTLPISIWMCIKIVKEYERAIIFRLGRILRGGAKGPGLFFILPCTDSFINVDMRTITFDIPPQEVLTKDSVTVSVDGVVYYRVQNATLAVANITNADAATRLLAQTTLRNVLGTKNLAEILSDREEIAHSMQSTLDDATDDWGIKVERVEIKDVKLPLQLQRAMAAEAEAAREARAKVIAAEGEMNASRALKEASLVIAESPSALQLRYLQTLNTIAAEKNSTIIFPLPIDMMQSFLKH, encoded by the exons CTCTGGAAAGCTCCGACAGTGATATCGGACTATGTGGGTGGCTACTGGTGCTGTTCTCCATCCTGCTGACCCTCTTTACTCTGCCCATCTCCATATGGATGTGCATCAAG ATAGTGAAGGAGTATGAACGGGCTATAATCTTCCGTCTGGGACGTATACTGCGAGGAGGAGCCAAAGGACCAG GTCTATTTTTCATACTGCCCTGCACCGACAGCTTCATTAATGTGGACATGCGAACAATTACCTTCGACATCCCCCCTCAGGAG GTCCTGACTAAAGACTCAGTGACAGTAAGCGTGGATGGTGTGGTCTATTATCGAGTGCAGAATGCCACTCTAGCTGTGGCTAACATCACCAACGCTGATGCTGCCACCCGTCTGCTGGCACAGACCACTCTGAGGAATGTGCTGGGCACAAAGAACCTGGCAGAGATCCTGTCTGACCGTGAGGAGATTGCTCACAGCATGCAG AGCACTTTAGATGATGCGACGGATGACTGGGGAATTAAGGTGGAGAGAGTGGAAATCAAGGATGTTAAACTGCCACTGCAGCTCCAGAGAGCCATGGCTGCTGAGGCTGAGGCAGCCAGGGAGGCCAGAGCTAAG GTCATAGCTGCCGAGGGAGAGATGAACGCGTCCCGTGCTCTGAAGGAAGCGTCGTTGGTGATTGCCGAGTCTCCGTCCGCTTTACAACTGCGTTATCTGCAGACACTCAACACCATTGCAGCCGAGAAAAACTCCACCATTATCTTCCCTCTTCCTATCGACATGATGCAGAGCTTCCTCAAACACTga
- the stom gene encoding erythrocyte band 7 integral membrane protein isoform X3 yields MMQQFCPALESSDSDIGLCGWLLVLFSILLTLFTLPISIWMCIKIVKEYERAIIFRLGRILRGGAKGPGLFFILPCTDSFINVDMRTITFDIPPQEVLTKDSVTVSVDGVVYYRVQNATLAVANITNADAATRLLAQTTLRNVLGTKNLAEILSDREEIAHSMQSTLDDATDDWGIKVERVEIKDVKLPLQLQRAMAAEAEAAREARAKVIAAEGEMNASRALKEASLVIAESPSALQLRYLQTLNTIAAEKNSTIIFPLPIDMMQSFLKH; encoded by the exons CTCTGGAAAGCTCCGACAGTGATATCGGACTATGTGGGTGGCTACTGGTGCTGTTCTCCATCCTGCTGACCCTCTTTACTCTGCCCATCTCCATATGGATGTGCATCAAG ATAGTGAAGGAGTATGAACGGGCTATAATCTTCCGTCTGGGACGTATACTGCGAGGAGGAGCCAAAGGACCAG GTCTATTTTTCATACTGCCCTGCACCGACAGCTTCATTAATGTGGACATGCGAACAATTACCTTCGACATCCCCCCTCAGGAG GTCCTGACTAAAGACTCAGTGACAGTAAGCGTGGATGGTGTGGTCTATTATCGAGTGCAGAATGCCACTCTAGCTGTGGCTAACATCACCAACGCTGATGCTGCCACCCGTCTGCTGGCACAGACCACTCTGAGGAATGTGCTGGGCACAAAGAACCTGGCAGAGATCCTGTCTGACCGTGAGGAGATTGCTCACAGCATGCAG AGCACTTTAGATGATGCGACGGATGACTGGGGAATTAAGGTGGAGAGAGTGGAAATCAAGGATGTTAAACTGCCACTGCAGCTCCAGAGAGCCATGGCTGCTGAGGCTGAGGCAGCCAGGGAGGCCAGAGCTAAG GTCATAGCTGCCGAGGGAGAGATGAACGCGTCCCGTGCTCTGAAGGAAGCGTCGTTGGTGATTGCCGAGTCTCCGTCCGCTTTACAACTGCGTTATCTGCAGACACTCAACACCATTGCAGCCGAGAAAAACTCCACCATTATCTTCCCTCTTCCTATCGACATGATGCAGAGCTTCCTCAAACACTga